AGCAATAACCCCACCCTGCAGGACTTCGCGGAGCTGTCCGCCCAGTACCGGCGGGCGTTCGTGTTGGCGCTGCCGACCTACGACCCGACCGACAACTACCTGGCCAATGCCGCGACGTTCCTGTCCACCACGGTGCTGGGTGCATGCTCGTCGGCAGCGATCACGGGCTGACCACAGCACACTAGACGCGCTGACACAGTGGCCGGGGCTGATTAGCCCCGGCCACTGTCGGCTTAGCGCCGGCCGTCCCGCTCTCCCCAGAATGCAAGAAACCGGCGCAGCCCGCAGGCTGCGCCGGTTTCTTGATCGCGATTGGCTTGGGTCAGGCCCAGCTGGAGCCGACCGAAGCGTCGGTGTTGGCCATGTTGTTGCCGGCCGACTGCACCTTCTGACCGTGGCTGTTGGCCTGCTCGTAGATCACCGCGAAGTTGCGGCCCAACTGCGCCACAAACTCCTGGCACGCCACCGAACCGGCGCCACCCCAGAAGTCACCGGCGGCCAGCACATCGTGCACGATCGCCTGGTGCTCAGCCTCCAACGAAGCAGCCTGGGCACGAATCAACGCACCGTGGGCATCCACATCACCGAACTGGTAATTGATCGACATGTTCGTGGTTCTCCTTCTGCCTAGCTGCCCGACAGGATCTGCTGCGACGCAGCTTCCTGCTGCTCGTAGTGGTTAGCGTCGCGAATAAGACCGTCGCGCACACCGTGCAACATGTTCACGATGTTGCGGAACGCGGTCTGCATCTGACCCATGGTGTCCATCGAAGTCCGCTCCGCCAGACCACCCCAGCCAGCACCGGAGATGTTCGTCGAGGACGCCCACATCCGACGAGCCTCGTCCTCCACCGTCTGCGCGTGCACATCAAAACGGCCCGCCATCGAACGCATCGCGTCCGGATCAGTCATAAAACGTGTTGCCATGCTTTTTCTCCCTCTTGCTCTTCAATTCGTTGTGATAGCCGGGCGCCGACCCGGCGGACACGTGTGTGTGTTCAGGCCCCTTCCGCTACCCGCCAGCCGGCGAACGGGGCATAACCTTGGGGGCCTTGGCGGCTATCGCGCCCATGCCACGGCCGGCCATCGCGCCCATCATGGCGTGGCCGAACGGGCCGCCCGGCAGTCCCGCCGACATGGTCTGGACCGGGGCGCTGACCGTGGTGGCAGGCAGTACCGGCGCGGCGCGGACCATGCCGTCGGCGGCCGACGCCCAGGCTCCCGGCACCTTCAGCGCGCCCATCGAGGCGGCTTGGCCGAGCTTGGCGGAGATGGCGCTCGTGGCCGAGCTGAAGTGGCCGGCCAGCACGCCGACCGCACCTTGCAGCTTGTCGTTGACGAAGTCGCCGATCTGGGTCATCAGGGTGCCGGCGCCCCCGGCCGCCGACTGTCCGGCCAGCGTGCCCGCCGTTCCGGCCGCTCCGCCCATCCGGGCGAACTGCATCAGCATCGGCAGGAACCGCACCAACATCATCGCGGGCGTGCTCAACGTGTTAACCGGCATCATCAGCTGCGAGATCGTGGTGGCCGAGAGCCTCGGGTCCAATCCGAGTGCGGTGGCCATGTCCTTCATGCCGATCGCGTCGAGCAGCCCACCCACGGTGGCCAAGTCATAACCGGACGGCCCGGTGTTAGGCGGAGTGACGACCGGACCGCCATCGGCCGATCCCGGTGTCCCCTGCGTCGTCGCCTGAGCGGACTGCGGCGGTGTCGACACCTGCTGCAGCGCATTGTTGTTCGCCTCCGCAGAACCGCTGTAGGTGTCCATCGCGGCGCCGTCGGTCGCCCACATCACTTCGTACTGGTGCTCAGTGGCCTGGATCAGCGGGGTGTTCTGGCCAAAGAAGTTGGTCGAGATCAGCGCCAGCAGCATCGCCCGGTTGGCCGCGATCACCGCGGGCGGCACGGATGCGGCCCGCGCCGCTTCGAACAGCCCGGCTGCCTGGGTGGCCAGCGCAGCGTTGTTGGCGGCGGTCGCCGAGGCCTGCTCCAGCCAGGCCACATACGGCGCGGTGGAGGTGGTCGCCGCCGCCGAGCCGGCCCCAGTCCAGGTCGAGTCCAGATTGGCAATCACCGAATGCGTCGCGGTGGCCGACGTCATCAACTCGCTCGACAGCTGAGCCCACGCCGCCGCGGCTTCCAGCAGTGGACCCGAACCGGGCCCGGTATATATAAGCCCGGAGTTGATCTCGGGCGGAAAGACACTGAAACTCATTGAGGCGCCCCGCTTCAGCCAGCAGCCGTGGCGTTGACAGCCTCGGTGAGGGCGTAAGCGTTCGCGTTGCTACCCAAAGTGGCCGCGATCTGCTGGTGCACTGCTGCCGCCTGAGCACTGACCTCCTGGAACAGCGAGCCGTGAACCGAGAAGTGGGCAGCAGTCATCGCCGACACCAGGTCGGCGGCAGGCGCGGTCACACCAGTGGTAGGAGCAGCAGCGGCGGTGACCCCCGCGGTCATCGAGTCGCCGATTCCGGAAAGGCTTCCGGCGGCCGCCGTCAGAATCTCTGGCTGAGCGGTTACGAACGACATTGTTCCTCCTGGGGGGTCGTGCAAGCGTCTCGGGAAGTGTTGGGTACTCGAAGTCGGCGTCAATACTTGACGTACGTCACTCTAGCGGACAGTTGTAATAACGGTCTGATAAAGCTGGGGCGCCCGAGGCGAACGACAACTCGTGGCCGGAGCACCACGGGGCCCTGCGACTACGAGTTGAAGCGTTCACCGAGCAGACGACCTCTCTTGAATCCTGGGGCAGGTAGCTGCGGCAGCCGTCGCTGGAAGCGTCCTATTGCGGCCGGATGCAGAACGTAACACCGGCGCGACCTCGGGGTACAGCACGACGACAAACATTCAGTAAAGCTTTGGGATCTGGTCAGACAAAGCTCTATTCACTTAGCCAAGGCGCGGGATTGGACGCGTTCAACCACGCTGAACCGGGCCTGGCGGCGGGCGCCGGTATGCGAAGCTAAGGTGCCCCAATCGGTCGGCGGGCACCATCTAACTACGGACAACTCCACGGAGCGTGCGATGACCTTCAACGAGGGTATGCAGATCGATACCAGCACCACCTCCTCAGGCGGCGGCGGTCGT
The window above is part of the Mycolicibacter sp. MU0102 genome. Proteins encoded here:
- a CDS encoding WXG100 family type VII secretion target, whose protein sequence is MSINYQFGDVDAHGALIRAQAASLEAEHQAIVHDVLAAGDFWGGAGSVACQEFVAQLGRNFAVIYEQANSHGQKVQSAGNNMANTDASVGSSWA
- a CDS encoding WXG100 family type VII secretion target — encoded protein: MATRFMTDPDAMRSMAGRFDVHAQTVEDEARRMWASSTNISGAGWGGLAERTSMDTMGQMQTAFRNIVNMLHGVRDGLIRDANHYEQQEAASQQILSGS
- a CDS encoding PPE family protein, translating into MSFSVFPPEINSGLIYTGPGSGPLLEAAAAWAQLSSELMTSATATHSVIANLDSTWTGAGSAAATTSTAPYVAWLEQASATAANNAALATQAAGLFEAARAASVPPAVIAANRAMLLALISTNFFGQNTPLIQATEHQYEVMWATDGAAMDTYSGSAEANNNALQQVSTPPQSAQATTQGTPGSADGGPVVTPPNTGPSGYDLATVGGLLDAIGMKDMATALGLDPRLSATTISQLMMPVNTLSTPAMMLVRFLPMLMQFARMGGAAGTAGTLAGQSAAGGAGTLMTQIGDFVNDKLQGAVGVLAGHFSSATSAISAKLGQAASMGALKVPGAWASAADGMVRAAPVLPATTVSAPVQTMSAGLPGGPFGHAMMGAMAGRGMGAIAAKAPKVMPRSPAGG
- a CDS encoding PE family protein, translating into MSFVTAQPEILTAAAGSLSGIGDSMTAGVTAAAAPTTGVTAPAADLVSAMTAAHFSVHGSLFQEVSAQAAAVHQQIAATLGSNANAYALTEAVNATAAG